One part of the Mustela erminea isolate mMusErm1 chromosome 11, mMusErm1.Pri, whole genome shotgun sequence genome encodes these proteins:
- the SMO gene encoding smoothened homolog isoform X2, giving the protein MPKCENDRVELPSRTLCQATRGPCAIVERERGWPDFLRCTPDRFPEGCPNEVQNIKFNSSGQCEAPLVRTDNPKSWYEDVEGCGIQCQNPLFTEAEHHDMHSYIATFGAVTGLCTLFTLATFVADWRNSNRYPAVILFYVNACFFVGSIGWLAQFMDGARREIVCRADGTMRLGEPTSNETLSCVIIFVIVYYALMAGVVWFVVLTYAWHTSFKALGTTYQPLSGKTSYFHLLTWSLPFVLTVAILAVAQVDGDSVSGICFVGYKNYRYRAGFVLAPIGLVLIVGGYFLIRGVMTLFSIKSNHPGLLSEKAASKINETMLRLGIFGFLAFGFVLITFSCHFYDFFNQAEWERSFRDYVLCQANVTIGLPTKKPIPDCEIKNRPSLLVEKINLFAMFGTGIAMSTWVWTKATLLIWRRTWCRLTGQSDDEPKRIKKSKMIAKAFSKRRELLQNPGQELSFSMHTVSHDGPVAGLAFDLNEPSADVSSAWAQHVTKMVARRGAILPQDVSVTPVATPVPPEEKANLWLVEAEISPELEKRLGRKKKRRKRKKEVCPLAPPPELHPPAPAPATSAVPRLPQLPRQKCLVAAGAWGAGESCRQRAWTLVSNPFCPEPGPLQDPFLPSVPVSTAWAQGCRQGLGPIHSRTNLMEAELMDADSDF; this is encoded by the exons ATGCCCAAATGCGAGAATGACCGGGTGGAGCTACCCAGCCGTACCCTCTGCCAGGCCACCCGAGGGCCCTGTGCCATCGTGGAGCGGGAGCGCGGCTGGCCTGACTTTCTGCGCTGCACCCCTGACCGCTTCCCTGAGGGCTGCCCG AATGAGGTGCAGAACATCAAGTTCAACAGTTCGGGCCAGTGCGAGGCTCCGTTGGTTCGGACGGACAACCCCAAGAGCTGGTACGAGGACGTGGAAGGCTGTGGGATCCAGTGCCAGAACCCGCTGTTCACCGAGGCCGAGCACCACGACATGCACAGCTACATCGCCACTTTCGGGGCAGTCACGGGCCTCTGCACGCTCTTTACCCTG GCCACATTTGTGGCTGACTGGCGGAATTCGAATCGCTACCCCGCTGTCATTCTCTTCTATGTCAATGCGTGTTTCTTTGTGGGGAGCATTGGCTGGCTGGCCCAGTTCATGGACGGCGCCCGCCGGGAGATCGTCTGCCGGGCAGATGGCACCATGAGGCTTGGGGAGCCCAC CTCCAACGAGACCCTGTCTTGCGTCATCATCTTTGTCATCGTGTACTACGCCCTGATGGCTGGTGTTGTCTGGTTTGTGGTCCTCACCTATGCCTGGCACACCTCCTTCAAAGCCCTGGGCACCACCTACCAGCCTCTCTCCGGCAAGACCTCCTACTTCCACCTGCTCACGTGGTCactcccctttgtcctcaccgtGGCAATCCTTGCCGTGGCCCAG GTGGATGGGGACTCTGTGAGCGGCATCTGTTTCGTTGGCTACAAGAACTACCGATACCGGGCCGGCTTCGTCCTGGCTCCGATTGGCCTGGTGCTCATTGTAGGAGGTTACTTCCTCATCCGAG GAGTCATGACTCTGTTCTCCATCAAAAGCAACCATCCCGGGTTGCTGAGTGAGAAGGCTGCCAGCAAGATCAACGAGACCATGCTGCGCCTGG GCATTTTTGGCTTCCTGGCCTTCGGCTTTGTGCTCATCACCTTCAGCTGCCATTTCTACGACTTCTTCAACCAGGCTGAGTGGGAGCGGAGCTTCCGGGACTATGTGCT GTGCCAGGCCAATGTGACCATCGGACTGCCCACCAAGAAGCCCATCCCTGACTGTGAAATCAAGAATCGCCCTAGCCTCCTGGTGGAGAAGATCAACCTGTTTGCCATGTTTGGAACCGGCATTGCCATGAGCACCTGGGTCTGGACCAAGGCCACGTTGCTCATCTGGAGGCGCACCTGGTGCAG GTTGACTGGGCAGAGTGATGATGAGCCCAAACGCATCAAGAAGAGCAAGATGATTGCCAAGGCCTTCTCCAAGCGGCGTGAGCTGCTCCAGAACCCAGGCCAGGAGCTCTCCTTCAGCATGCACACTGTCTCCCACGATGGGCCTGTGG CGGGTTTGGCCTTTGACCTCAATGAGCCCTCCGCCGATGTGTCCTCTGCCTGGGCCCAGCATGTCACGAAGATGGTGGCTCGGAGAGGAGCCATACTGCCCCAGGATGTGTCCGTCACCCCTGTGGCAACTCCAG TGCCCCCCGAGGAGAAAGCCAACCTGTGGCTGGTTGAGGCGGAGATCTCCCCAGAGCTAGAGAAGCGCCTGGGCCGGAAGAAGAAgcggaggaagaggaagaaggaggtgtGCCCACTGGCACCACCCCCTGAACttcacccccccgcccctgcccctgccaccagCGCTGTTCCTCGCCTGCCTCAGCTGCCCCGGCAGAAGTGCTTGGTGGCTGCAGgggcctggggagctggggaaTCCTGCCGACAGAGAGCCTGGACTCTGGTCTCCAACCCTTTCTGCCCAGAGCCCGGTCCCTTGCAGGATCCATTTCTGCCCAGTGTCCCAGTTTCCACGGCCTGGGCTCAGGGCTGCCGGCAGGGGCTGGGGCCCATACACTCCCGCACCAACCTGATGGAGGCCGAGCTCATGGATGCAGATTCAGACTTCTGA
- the SMO gene encoding smoothened homolog isoform X1 encodes MAAARLARGPEILLPGLLLLLPLLGGPGRGAALSGNATGPGPRSAGGSARRSAAVTGPPPLLSHCGRAAPCEPLRYNVCLGSALPYGATSTLLAGDSDSQEEAHGKLVLWSGLRNAPRCWAVIQPLLCAVYMPKCENDRVELPSRTLCQATRGPCAIVERERGWPDFLRCTPDRFPEGCPNEVQNIKFNSSGQCEAPLVRTDNPKSWYEDVEGCGIQCQNPLFTEAEHHDMHSYIATFGAVTGLCTLFTLATFVADWRNSNRYPAVILFYVNACFFVGSIGWLAQFMDGARREIVCRADGTMRLGEPTSNETLSCVIIFVIVYYALMAGVVWFVVLTYAWHTSFKALGTTYQPLSGKTSYFHLLTWSLPFVLTVAILAVAQVDGDSVSGICFVGYKNYRYRAGFVLAPIGLVLIVGGYFLIRGVMTLFSIKSNHPGLLSEKAASKINETMLRLGIFGFLAFGFVLITFSCHFYDFFNQAEWERSFRDYVLCQANVTIGLPTKKPIPDCEIKNRPSLLVEKINLFAMFGTGIAMSTWVWTKATLLIWRRTWCRLTGQSDDEPKRIKKSKMIAKAFSKRRELLQNPGQELSFSMHTVSHDGPVAGLAFDLNEPSADVSSAWAQHVTKMVARRGAILPQDVSVTPVATPVPPEEKANLWLVEAEISPELEKRLGRKKKRRKRKKEVCPLAPPPELHPPAPAPATSAVPRLPQLPRQKCLVAAGAWGAGESCRQRAWTLVSNPFCPEPGPLQDPFLPSVPVSTAWAQGCRQGLGPIHSRTNLMEAELMDADSDF; translated from the exons ATGGCCGCTGCCCGCCTCGCACGGGGGCCGGAGATCCTGCTcccggggctgctgctgctgctgccgctgctgggGGGCCCGGGCCGGGGGGCGGCCTTGAGCGGGAACGCAACTGGGCCTGGGCCGCGGAGCGCGGGCGGGAGCGCGAGAAGGAGCGCGGCCGTGACCGGCCCTCCTCCGCTGCTGAGCCACTGCGGCCGCGCAGCCCCCTGCGAGCCGCTGCGCTACAACGTGTGCCTGGGCTCGGCGCTGCCCTACGGGGCCACCTCCACGCTGCTGGCCGGGGACTCGGACTCCCAGGAAGAAGCGCACGGCAAGCTCGTGCTCTGGTCCG GCCTCCGGAATGCCCCCCGCTGCTGGGCAGTGATCCAGCCCCTGCTGTGTGCTGTGTACATGCCCAAATGCGAGAATGACCGGGTGGAGCTACCCAGCCGTACCCTCTGCCAGGCCACCCGAGGGCCCTGTGCCATCGTGGAGCGGGAGCGCGGCTGGCCTGACTTTCTGCGCTGCACCCCTGACCGCTTCCCTGAGGGCTGCCCG AATGAGGTGCAGAACATCAAGTTCAACAGTTCGGGCCAGTGCGAGGCTCCGTTGGTTCGGACGGACAACCCCAAGAGCTGGTACGAGGACGTGGAAGGCTGTGGGATCCAGTGCCAGAACCCGCTGTTCACCGAGGCCGAGCACCACGACATGCACAGCTACATCGCCACTTTCGGGGCAGTCACGGGCCTCTGCACGCTCTTTACCCTG GCCACATTTGTGGCTGACTGGCGGAATTCGAATCGCTACCCCGCTGTCATTCTCTTCTATGTCAATGCGTGTTTCTTTGTGGGGAGCATTGGCTGGCTGGCCCAGTTCATGGACGGCGCCCGCCGGGAGATCGTCTGCCGGGCAGATGGCACCATGAGGCTTGGGGAGCCCAC CTCCAACGAGACCCTGTCTTGCGTCATCATCTTTGTCATCGTGTACTACGCCCTGATGGCTGGTGTTGTCTGGTTTGTGGTCCTCACCTATGCCTGGCACACCTCCTTCAAAGCCCTGGGCACCACCTACCAGCCTCTCTCCGGCAAGACCTCCTACTTCCACCTGCTCACGTGGTCactcccctttgtcctcaccgtGGCAATCCTTGCCGTGGCCCAG GTGGATGGGGACTCTGTGAGCGGCATCTGTTTCGTTGGCTACAAGAACTACCGATACCGGGCCGGCTTCGTCCTGGCTCCGATTGGCCTGGTGCTCATTGTAGGAGGTTACTTCCTCATCCGAG GAGTCATGACTCTGTTCTCCATCAAAAGCAACCATCCCGGGTTGCTGAGTGAGAAGGCTGCCAGCAAGATCAACGAGACCATGCTGCGCCTGG GCATTTTTGGCTTCCTGGCCTTCGGCTTTGTGCTCATCACCTTCAGCTGCCATTTCTACGACTTCTTCAACCAGGCTGAGTGGGAGCGGAGCTTCCGGGACTATGTGCT GTGCCAGGCCAATGTGACCATCGGACTGCCCACCAAGAAGCCCATCCCTGACTGTGAAATCAAGAATCGCCCTAGCCTCCTGGTGGAGAAGATCAACCTGTTTGCCATGTTTGGAACCGGCATTGCCATGAGCACCTGGGTCTGGACCAAGGCCACGTTGCTCATCTGGAGGCGCACCTGGTGCAG GTTGACTGGGCAGAGTGATGATGAGCCCAAACGCATCAAGAAGAGCAAGATGATTGCCAAGGCCTTCTCCAAGCGGCGTGAGCTGCTCCAGAACCCAGGCCAGGAGCTCTCCTTCAGCATGCACACTGTCTCCCACGATGGGCCTGTGG CGGGTTTGGCCTTTGACCTCAATGAGCCCTCCGCCGATGTGTCCTCTGCCTGGGCCCAGCATGTCACGAAGATGGTGGCTCGGAGAGGAGCCATACTGCCCCAGGATGTGTCCGTCACCCCTGTGGCAACTCCAG TGCCCCCCGAGGAGAAAGCCAACCTGTGGCTGGTTGAGGCGGAGATCTCCCCAGAGCTAGAGAAGCGCCTGGGCCGGAAGAAGAAgcggaggaagaggaagaaggaggtgtGCCCACTGGCACCACCCCCTGAACttcacccccccgcccctgcccctgccaccagCGCTGTTCCTCGCCTGCCTCAGCTGCCCCGGCAGAAGTGCTTGGTGGCTGCAGgggcctggggagctggggaaTCCTGCCGACAGAGAGCCTGGACTCTGGTCTCCAACCCTTTCTGCCCAGAGCCCGGTCCCTTGCAGGATCCATTTCTGCCCAGTGTCCCAGTTTCCACGGCCTGGGCTCAGGGCTGCCGGCAGGGGCTGGGGCCCATACACTCCCGCACCAACCTGATGGAGGCCGAGCTCATGGATGCAGATTCAGACTTCTGA